A genomic segment from Microcella flavibacter encodes:
- a CDS encoding ARPP-1 family domain-containing protein, with protein MNATIPTLHVGHGTHQAGLTLFPVWVDAPRIGSLDWAPSALTVTELDDAGGPRVAGLRAHSTAARPLVALEGDLLEGGWQNRMLGRSLVLHPGETREVEAVCVEEGRWGGGREHGARGRRGSLVVRFGDERARQGATEDRQGGVWRRIRAVEDRLGASETRSFTQQLDRRSIRPPRLIEGQRGVIIGVGGRVIGLELFCSGSGLRSRWEGIVAAAEVDAHLGDPVPTQAERARAFARRLQGRRLHGGDDGASWFELARTDERLDVVGLGARTAGTPSLGLVHLTALDRAHPVLAAV; from the coding sequence ATGAACGCCACCATCCCCACCCTCCACGTCGGGCACGGCACGCACCAGGCCGGCCTGACGCTCTTCCCCGTGTGGGTCGACGCTCCTCGCATCGGCTCGCTCGACTGGGCGCCCTCCGCCCTGACCGTCACGGAATTAGATGACGCCGGCGGCCCGCGCGTCGCGGGGCTGCGAGCGCACAGCACCGCCGCGCGGCCCCTCGTCGCGCTCGAGGGCGACCTGCTCGAGGGCGGCTGGCAGAACCGCATGCTCGGCCGGAGCCTCGTGCTGCACCCCGGCGAGACCCGCGAGGTCGAAGCGGTCTGCGTCGAGGAGGGCCGCTGGGGCGGCGGGCGCGAGCACGGCGCGAGGGGGCGCCGTGGTTCGCTCGTCGTCCGCTTCGGCGACGAGCGTGCGCGCCAGGGCGCCACCGAAGATCGGCAGGGCGGCGTGTGGCGCCGCATTCGCGCGGTCGAGGATCGCCTCGGCGCGAGCGAGACCCGCTCGTTCACGCAGCAGCTCGATCGGCGGAGCATCCGCCCGCCCCGTCTTATCGAGGGTCAGCGCGGCGTCATCATCGGCGTCGGCGGCCGCGTCATCGGCCTCGAGCTGTTCTGCTCGGGCTCGGGATTGCGCTCGCGCTGGGAGGGCATCGTCGCCGCCGCCGAGGTGGATGCTCACCTCGGCGACCCCGTACCCACCCAGGCCGAGCGGGCTCGCGCCTTCGCCCGCCGACTGCAGGGCCGCCGCCTGCACGGTGGCGACGACGGCGCCTCGTGGTTCGAACTCGCGCGCACCGACGAGCGGCTCGACGTGGTCGGGCTCGGCGCCCGGACGGCGGGCACCCCGTCGCTCGGCCTCGTTCACCTCACCGCGCTCGACCGCGCTCACCCCGTGCTCGCCGCGGTCTGA